A stretch of Desulfurivibrio alkaliphilus AHT 2 DNA encodes these proteins:
- a CDS encoding terminase small subunit, with protein MPGKKGVVRSKAGTSRAAAAHRRKLFVEAYIACGGNATEAAIAAGYSVKTATSQGSRLLTEVKVLAMLKERQEEIARRYEVNAETVMKSMAAAIHFDPRKLFDAEGRLKPITALDDDTVLALQSFKLAAPKGTGGEDDIPLHAAEIKWESKATARDQACKILGLYEKDNRQKGQGGDSIYRMSMEELEKIARGEA; from the coding sequence ATGCCGGGAAAAAAAGGAGTTGTCAGGTCAAAAGCAGGGACCTCGCGAGCAGCGGCCGCCCACCGGCGCAAGCTCTTTGTCGAGGCTTATATTGCATGTGGGGGCAACGCGACCGAGGCGGCCATCGCGGCGGGCTACAGCGTGAAAACCGCGACCTCACAAGGTTCCAGGTTGTTAACAGAGGTTAAGGTTTTGGCGATGCTTAAAGAGCGCCAGGAGGAGATTGCCCGGCGATACGAGGTTAATGCCGAGACCGTCATGAAATCCATGGCTGCAGCGATCCATTTCGATCCGCGCAAGCTGTTTGATGCCGAGGGCCGCCTGAAGCCGATCACCGCCCTGGACGACGACACTGTCCTGGCCTTGCAAAGCTTCAAGCTTGCAGCACCGAAAGGAACGGGGGGCGAGGACGATATCCCCCTGCACGCGGCAGAGATCAAGTGGGAGTCAAAAGCGACGGCCCGAGATCAGGCCTGTAAAATCCTGGGACTCTACGAGAAGGACAACCGGCAGAAGGGGCAGGGTGGCGACAGTATCTACCGGATGAGCATGGAGGAACTGGAGAAAATTGCGCGGGGCGAGGCGTAG
- the pglZ gene encoding BREX-1 system phosphatase PglZ type B codes for MRVIDQLLQAVRGAAVYNPEVQVAPACILWPDHDRQWEAVIPRLQAELPELFVLGDYAPEQRTGPAIWLRCVVAGKIEEVAPPAHRPPILYLPGVSRQDLRAIESCPEPLKPLAELQYRGVIWSQINAKDWTILAWLKTDQGGLGLDVAQDQEARKAMQLALYRLLDEEVERLRDKRLDKDYFNTLLTGGDPVRDLLQWLDQGENFLADRNANERQAMVEVCKSQLGFDPAKQGILAGAARLASRQGPWQGVWERFCEAPLRYPGIPAQIRKCQPPSGSLVWLTAAPVNHGWPQWNESQENILRRELQGLAEVAAPAARQKLAELEKQHGFRRELVWAELGEAPLALALEHLAVLAGITASGLVAGTAADLADRYGQQGWQADDALLRALAKVTAPADLAALTAAIRAVYLPWAEESARYLQQSVAAAGYPGGSIVTRKVAPPQPGECLMFVDGLRFDLARRLQSMLTAKGYEIGQRPYWVPLPSVTATGKPAMAPILASPELGEGTAGYNFEPMTSYLLRKLIIEQGWQILERNDNGDGQGNAWCEFGDIDHEGHGRGWKLARQVDPLLEEIRDRIMALLAAGWGRVRVRVVTDHGWLLLPGGLPKIELPACLVDSKWGRCATIKQGAATDEHLYPWYWNPEQQVALADGICCYRRGEEYAHGGLSLQECLALELSVRRSAETPEAAEALEFTDIVWKGLRCTVAVAGNFAGLTLDIRRQAGDPASSVVVGTKGLKSNGTASVVVEDEELEGQEAALVLLTADGALAAQVVTVIGGAK; via the coding sequence ATGCGAGTAATTGATCAGCTTCTACAGGCAGTGCGCGGAGCAGCGGTTTACAACCCGGAGGTCCAGGTGGCGCCGGCCTGTATCCTCTGGCCGGACCATGATCGCCAATGGGAGGCCGTCATTCCCCGCTTGCAGGCGGAATTGCCGGAGTTGTTTGTTTTGGGCGATTATGCCCCGGAGCAACGCACCGGCCCCGCTATCTGGCTGCGCTGTGTGGTTGCCGGCAAGATCGAGGAAGTGGCGCCACCCGCCCATCGTCCCCCCATTCTTTACCTGCCCGGAGTCAGCCGCCAGGATCTGCGGGCCATCGAAAGCTGCCCGGAACCATTAAAGCCTTTGGCCGAGCTGCAGTATCGCGGGGTGATCTGGTCCCAGATCAATGCCAAGGACTGGACCATTCTGGCCTGGCTGAAAACGGACCAGGGCGGGCTGGGCCTTGATGTGGCCCAGGACCAGGAGGCCAGAAAAGCCATGCAACTGGCCCTCTACCGCTTGCTGGATGAGGAGGTGGAGCGGCTTCGGGATAAACGGCTGGACAAGGATTATTTCAATACCTTGCTGACCGGTGGTGATCCGGTGCGGGATTTGCTCCAGTGGCTCGATCAGGGTGAAAACTTTCTGGCTGACCGCAACGCCAACGAGCGGCAGGCCATGGTCGAGGTCTGCAAATCTCAACTGGGCTTTGATCCGGCCAAGCAAGGGATCCTGGCGGGAGCGGCCAGGCTGGCCAGCCGGCAGGGTCCCTGGCAGGGGGTCTGGGAGCGTTTTTGTGAAGCTCCGCTCCGCTATCCCGGCATTCCCGCGCAAATCCGGAAATGCCAGCCGCCCAGTGGTTCCCTGGTGTGGCTGACCGCCGCTCCGGTTAATCACGGCTGGCCGCAATGGAATGAAAGCCAGGAAAATATCCTGCGCCGCGAATTGCAGGGGCTGGCCGAGGTTGCGGCCCCGGCGGCCCGGCAGAAGCTGGCGGAGCTGGAAAAACAGCATGGTTTCCGCCGGGAGCTGGTCTGGGCCGAACTTGGGGAAGCGCCCCTGGCCCTGGCCCTGGAGCATCTGGCGGTTCTGGCCGGGATCACCGCTTCCGGCCTGGTTGCCGGCACCGCTGCTGACCTGGCGGACCGCTATGGTCAGCAGGGCTGGCAGGCCGACGACGCCCTGTTGCGGGCGCTGGCAAAGGTGACCGCCCCGGCGGACCTGGCAGCACTGACTGCCGCCATCCGGGCGGTTTATCTCCCCTGGGCGGAGGAGTCCGCTCGCTATCTGCAGCAGTCGGTTGCCGCGGCCGGCTATCCAGGCGGCAGCATCGTGACCAGGAAGGTGGCGCCACCCCAGCCGGGGGAATGCCTGATGTTCGTGGATGGTCTGCGTTTTGATCTGGCCCGGCGCCTGCAAAGCATGCTGACGGCCAAGGGTTATGAAATCGGCCAACGCCCCTACTGGGTGCCCCTGCCCAGCGTTACCGCTACCGGCAAACCGGCCATGGCCCCCATTCTGGCTTCCCCCGAGCTGGGGGAAGGAACGGCGGGTTACAACTTTGAACCGATGACATCCTATCTGCTGCGCAAACTTATCATCGAGCAGGGCTGGCAGATTCTGGAGCGCAACGACAACGGTGACGGCCAGGGCAACGCCTGGTGCGAATTTGGCGACATCGACCATGAAGGGCATGGCCGGGGCTGGAAACTTGCCCGCCAGGTTGATCCCCTGCTGGAGGAAATACGGGACCGGATCATGGCCTTGCTGGCTGCCGGCTGGGGGCGGGTGCGGGTGCGGGTCGTAACCGATCACGGCTGGCTGTTGTTGCCCGGGGGCCTGCCCAAAATCGAGCTGCCGGCCTGCCTGGTGGACAGCAAATGGGGGCGCTGCGCCACCATCAAACAGGGCGCCGCCACCGACGAGCACCTGTATCCCTGGTACTGGAATCCGGAACAGCAGGTGGCTTTGGCCGACGGAATCTGCTGTTACCGGCGGGGTGAGGAATATGCCCATGGCGGCTTGAGCCTGCAGGAATGCCTGGCCTTGGAGCTTTCTGTCCGCCGGTCGGCTGAGACCCCGGAAGCGGCAGAGGCGCTGGAGTTTACCGACATCGTCTGGAAAGGCCTGCGCTGCACGGTGGCGGTGGCCGGCAATTTTGCCGGTTTGACCCTGGACATCCGCCGGCAGGCCGGCGATCCGGCCTCCAGTGTGGTGGTGGGCACCAAGGGGCTGAAAAGCAACGGTACCGCTTCCGTGGTGGTGGAAGATGAGGAACTGGAGGGGCAGGAGGCGGCACTGGTGCTGCTCACCGCTGATGGCGCCCTGGCCGCGCAGGTTGTTACCGTAATCGGGGGAGCAAAATGA
- a CDS encoding tyrosine-type recombinase/integrase, with protein MHEEDRVAIEREKRVMKFSEAKIRNLRPQSKKYYLREANGFSVRIMPSGAKTWLFIYTFDGKRKEMNLGHYPAVTLEAARRKYRAAFDLFEQGNDPVAMHLEKKEERRRTPFLSDLVDEYINKHAMRFKRSWAKDQAILNRDVVPAWGQRKAVDISKRDVILLLEKIVDRGSPGMANNCFQIIRKMFNFAVDREILEISPCTGVKMPAPKMARDRVLSEEEIRVLWSGLERAKISHEVQRAIKLILVTAQRPGEVMGMDFSEIEGRWWTIPADRAKNGKAHRVYLTDTALELIGENTGGFVFPSPRHRENPRPIGSNAMTVAHRRNKDKIPLEDFTPHDLRRTAATFMAEMGTMDEVIDAILNHSKMGVIRVYNQYRYDTEKQATLEAWERRLQRILGAEKKEQGDIIRLRAPMRLKDISAGGE; from the coding sequence TTGCACGAAGAAGACAGGGTGGCCATAGAAAGGGAGAAAAGGGTGATGAAATTTTCTGAAGCCAAAATCCGCAATCTTCGACCCCAAAGCAAAAAATATTATCTCCGGGAGGCCAATGGCTTCTCTGTCCGTATTATGCCCTCAGGGGCCAAAACCTGGCTTTTTATTTACACGTTTGACGGCAAGCGGAAGGAGATGAATCTTGGGCACTACCCGGCTGTAACGCTGGAAGCAGCCAGGCGCAAATACAGGGCCGCCTTCGACCTATTTGAACAGGGGAATGACCCGGTCGCCATGCACCTGGAAAAAAAGGAGGAGCGGCGGCGGACGCCTTTTCTTAGTGATCTGGTTGATGAATATATCAACAAGCACGCCATGCGCTTCAAGCGGAGCTGGGCAAAGGACCAGGCGATTCTTAATCGTGATGTAGTGCCGGCCTGGGGCCAGCGGAAGGCGGTTGATATTTCAAAGCGGGATGTCATCTTGCTGCTGGAAAAAATCGTTGATCGTGGCTCCCCGGGCATGGCGAACAACTGCTTTCAAATCATTCGCAAGATGTTCAACTTCGCCGTGGACCGGGAGATTCTGGAAATCTCTCCTTGTACCGGGGTGAAGATGCCGGCCCCCAAGATGGCAAGGGACCGGGTTTTATCGGAGGAAGAGATAAGAGTCCTGTGGTCCGGCCTGGAGCGAGCCAAGATCTCCCACGAGGTCCAACGGGCAATCAAGCTGATCCTGGTGACCGCGCAGCGGCCGGGTGAGGTAATGGGGATGGATTTCAGCGAGATCGAGGGCAGGTGGTGGACCATTCCAGCCGATCGGGCCAAGAACGGCAAGGCGCACCGGGTTTACCTTACTGACACAGCACTGGAGCTTATTGGGGAGAATACCGGGGGATTCGTTTTCCCGTCACCCCGCCACAGGGAAAATCCTCGCCCTATCGGCAGCAACGCCATGACGGTCGCGCACAGGCGAAACAAGGATAAAATTCCGCTGGAAGACTTCACCCCCCATGACCTGAGAAGAACGGCAGCAACCTTTATGGCCGAGATGGGGACCATGGACGAGGTGATCGATGCAATTCTCAATCACAGCAAGATGGGGGTTATCCGGGTATACAACCAGTATCGTTACGACACGGAAAAGCAGGCCACCCTGGAAGCATGGGAAAGGCGGCTGCAGCGGATACTGGGCGCCGAGAAAAAGGAGCAGGGAGATATAATCAGGCTGAGGGCCCCCATGAGGCTAAAGGACATCAGCGCGGGTGGAGAATAA
- a CDS encoding AAA family ATPase: MNPNQLSRIVLQGFKSIRQCDLELKELNVLIGPNGAGKSNFIGFFRLIQQMQAGNLQHHVSKQGGPDALLYFGRKKTEKLSAELYFGNNGYNFVLEPTLDNRMMFAEENFGWNLGGNRSIGTGHFESRIHEGTGTLIDHYVLPAIKSWRVYHFHDTSDSAPLKQLQGINDNAYLRPDARNLAPFLFLLKNQRAIHYERIVKTIKLVAPFFGDFYLRPNPANKDQIELEWTEKGEDIPFKAHLLSDGTLRFICLATVLMQPEEFQPETILIDEPELGLHPFAIHLLASMLRSVSKKRQVIVSTQSADLLNEFSPEDVIVVDRNEGGTHLHRLDRPSLASWLEEYSLAELWQKNILGGRPSQ; the protein is encoded by the coding sequence ATGAACCCGAACCAGTTATCACGCATCGTGCTGCAAGGTTTCAAGTCGATTCGCCAGTGCGACCTGGAACTTAAAGAGCTGAATGTGCTGATCGGCCCCAACGGCGCCGGCAAATCAAATTTCATCGGTTTTTTTCGTCTCATTCAGCAGATGCAGGCCGGGAATCTGCAACACCATGTCAGCAAGCAAGGCGGGCCGGATGCCCTGCTCTATTTTGGCCGCAAAAAAACGGAGAAATTGAGTGCGGAACTGTATTTCGGCAACAACGGTTACAATTTTGTGCTGGAGCCCACCCTGGATAATCGGATGATGTTTGCCGAGGAAAATTTTGGGTGGAACCTGGGCGGTAACCGATCCATCGGGACCGGGCATTTCGAGTCGAGAATCCATGAGGGGACGGGGACTTTAATCGATCACTATGTGTTGCCTGCGATCAAAAGTTGGCGAGTCTACCACTTCCACGACACCAGCGACAGCGCTCCGCTCAAGCAACTCCAAGGGATCAACGACAATGCCTACCTGCGGCCTGATGCCCGCAATCTTGCCCCCTTCCTTTTTTTGCTGAAAAACCAGCGTGCGATCCATTACGAGCGCATCGTCAAAACTATCAAGCTGGTGGCGCCATTTTTCGGCGATTTTTACCTTCGCCCCAATCCCGCCAATAAAGATCAAATCGAGCTGGAATGGACGGAGAAAGGCGAAGATATTCCCTTCAAGGCGCATCTTCTTTCCGATGGCACCCTGCGTTTTATTTGTCTTGCAACGGTGCTGATGCAGCCGGAAGAATTTCAGCCCGAAACGATCCTGATCGATGAGCCGGAGTTGGGATTGCATCCCTTTGCCATCCACCTGCTGGCCTCCATGCTGCGCTCGGTTTCTAAAAAACGCCAAGTAATCGTTTCCACCCAGTCCGCCGACCTTTTGAACGAATTTAGCCCGGAGGATGTAATCGTTGTCGACCGCAATGAAGGCGGGACCCATTTACACCGCCTGGATAGGCCCTCATTGGCAAGCTGGCTTGAAGAATACTCCCTGGCTGAGCTGTGGCAGAAAAATATTCTGGGCGGGAGGCCTTCCCAATGA
- a CDS encoding helix-turn-helix transcriptional regulator, whose translation MKAKPKRIIRKPELWVKVGLSDPTIWRLEKKGKFPKRLRLGGNSCGWLEHEVNEWINNRAAER comes from the coding sequence ATGAAAGCAAAACCGAAGAGGATTATCCGGAAACCAGAACTTTGGGTCAAGGTGGGGTTAAGCGATCCGACCATCTGGCGATTGGAAAAAAAGGGGAAATTCCCCAAGCGGCTACGATTGGGCGGAAATTCCTGTGGCTGGCTTGAGCATGAGGTCAATGAATGGATTAATAACCGCGCGGCGGAACGGTAG
- a CDS encoding DUF4276 family protein — protein MTRVHIFCEGLTEDVFVREVLRPHFGLGVWLNPIIVRTGPHGRGGVSSYGKIKRQVVKKCKEDPNSWVTTFLDFYGLPGDFPSLATAGSSFDRAVVAEHAFQNDIAQANFIANLVIHEFEGLLFSEPEAFGRWFEQPEVVVSRLTTVRAHFSSPEHINDGAQTAPSKRILAICPDYDKPLHGSLVALEIGLDAIRRECPKFDGWIKRLEGISR, from the coding sequence ATGACCAGAGTACATATTTTTTGCGAGGGGCTGACAGAAGATGTTTTTGTCCGTGAAGTGCTGCGTCCGCATTTTGGACTTGGCGTCTGGCTGAACCCCATCATCGTTCGCACCGGACCGCATGGCCGGGGTGGCGTCTCCAGCTATGGAAAAATCAAACGACAGGTTGTGAAGAAATGCAAAGAAGACCCAAACTCCTGGGTCACAACCTTCCTCGATTTCTATGGGTTGCCCGGGGATTTTCCATCGCTTGCCACGGCCGGCTCTTCGTTTGACCGGGCTGTTGTGGCTGAACATGCCTTCCAGAACGACATCGCTCAGGCAAATTTCATTGCCAATCTGGTGATCCACGAATTTGAAGGCCTGCTGTTCAGCGAACCGGAAGCCTTTGGAAGGTGGTTCGAACAGCCGGAAGTTGTTGTCAGCCGACTGACCACGGTGCGGGCCCATTTTTCGTCGCCGGAACATATCAACGACGGCGCGCAAACTGCACCATCCAAAAGGATCCTCGCGATCTGTCCCGATTACGACAAACCCCTGCATGGTTCGCTGGTAGCGCTGGAAATCGGACTCGATGCCATACGGAGGGAATGCCCGAAGTTTGACGGCTGGATCAAGCGACTGGAGGGTATTAGCAGATGA
- the brxL gene encoding BREX system Lon protease-like protein BrxL has protein sequence MDTLTLDQIDRKAAAALDGYLVRKDLVRTFSRQFPVPTYVVEFLLGRYCASIEQEEIEEGLEIVQRQLSDRTVRAGEEELFKSRAREQGEVKIIDLITARLDAKTDSYLATLPSLRLTDARIDAELVSRHERMLTGGFYAEITLDYDPIIAQEKNGRPFGVAGLREIQLSQRNVLDQLAAARANFSTTEWKEFLLRSIGIEPAGLTPRQVDAFLLRMVPFVERNYNLVELGPRGTGKSHLFQQVSPYAHLISGGKATVARMFVHMGTGQRGLVCQYDVVCFDEVSGISFDQKDGVNIMKGYMESGEFSRGKESIRADGSIVLVGNFGVDVEHQQRLGHLLGPLPPEMRDDTAFMDRIHAFLPGWDVPKISKELLTGHFGLVSDFLSECWSRLRSQSRLGSLQNRLYLGGALSGRDTNAVHKTISGLLKLLYPGQDAVIPDEDLEWAARIALEARRRVKEQQKRIGAAEFRNTHFSYVMGADGVEKFVSTPELQSENSIGGDPLEPGQVWAISPGGDEEHPGLYRIEVNEGAGNGVKILNKPVPPAFRESMGYAEQNLYARAIQLVGDKDPRHHEFTVQLRAFDASKSGAKLGVAALIALSTALLRKSVRGGLIVVGEINLGGSIEPVHNPVAMAEIAVEKGATVLLMPVTCRRQLFDLSDDMATKIDIQFYADARDALLKAMVD, from the coding sequence ATGGACACCCTGACTCTTGACCAGATTGATCGCAAAGCTGCCGCCGCGCTGGATGGCTACCTGGTCCGCAAGGACCTGGTCCGGACCTTCAGCCGCCAGTTTCCGGTCCCGACCTACGTGGTTGAATTTCTGCTGGGCCGTTACTGCGCCAGCATCGAGCAGGAGGAGATCGAAGAGGGTCTGGAGATCGTCCAACGCCAACTAAGCGACCGGACGGTGCGGGCCGGGGAAGAGGAGCTGTTCAAGTCCCGGGCCCGGGAACAGGGGGAGGTCAAGATTATCGACCTGATCACCGCTCGGCTGGACGCCAAGACCGACTCCTACCTGGCCACGCTGCCCAGCCTGCGCCTGACCGATGCCCGCATTGACGCCGAGCTGGTAAGTCGCCATGAAAGAATGTTGACCGGCGGGTTTTATGCCGAGATCACCCTTGATTATGATCCGATAATCGCCCAGGAAAAAAACGGTCGGCCGTTCGGGGTTGCCGGCCTGCGCGAAATTCAGCTTTCCCAGCGCAATGTGCTGGACCAGTTGGCTGCCGCCCGGGCAAATTTTTCCACCACCGAGTGGAAAGAATTCCTGCTCCGCTCCATCGGAATCGAGCCGGCCGGGTTGACGCCGCGCCAGGTGGACGCCTTTTTGCTGCGCATGGTGCCTTTTGTGGAGCGTAACTACAACCTGGTGGAACTGGGGCCTCGGGGGACCGGCAAGAGCCATCTCTTTCAGCAGGTTTCCCCTTACGCCCACCTGATTTCCGGCGGCAAGGCCACCGTGGCCCGGATGTTCGTTCATATGGGCACCGGCCAACGGGGCCTGGTCTGCCAGTATGATGTGGTCTGCTTCGATGAGGTTTCCGGGATCTCCTTCGACCAGAAGGACGGGGTCAACATCATGAAGGGCTACATGGAGTCCGGGGAGTTCAGCCGGGGCAAGGAAAGTATCCGGGCCGACGGCAGTATTGTCCTGGTCGGCAACTTCGGGGTCGATGTGGAGCACCAGCAGCGGCTCGGCCATCTCCTTGGCCCCCTGCCGCCCGAAATGCGGGATGATACCGCCTTCATGGATCGGATCCACGCCTTCCTGCCGGGCTGGGACGTGCCCAAGATCAGCAAGGAGCTGCTGACCGGTCATTTCGGCCTGGTCAGCGACTTTCTTTCCGAATGCTGGAGCCGGCTGCGCAGTCAGAGCCGGCTGGGCAGCCTGCAAAATCGGCTTTATTTGGGCGGGGCACTTTCGGGGCGGGACACCAACGCGGTGCACAAGACCATCAGCGGCCTGCTCAAGTTGCTCTATCCCGGTCAGGATGCCGTGATTCCCGACGAGGACCTAGAATGGGCGGCGCGGATCGCCCTGGAAGCCCGGCGCCGGGTCAAGGAGCAACAGAAACGGATTGGAGCGGCCGAGTTTCGCAATACCCACTTCAGCTATGTTATGGGGGCCGATGGGGTGGAAAAATTTGTCTCCACCCCGGAGCTGCAGAGCGAAAACAGCATCGGTGGCGATCCTTTGGAGCCGGGGCAGGTCTGGGCCATCAGCCCCGGCGGGGACGAGGAACATCCCGGTCTATACCGGATCGAGGTCAATGAAGGGGCGGGCAACGGGGTAAAAATTCTCAACAAGCCGGTCCCGCCGGCCTTCCGCGAATCGATGGGCTACGCCGAGCAGAACCTCTACGCCCGGGCGATACAGCTGGTGGGGGATAAAGACCCGCGCCACCATGAGTTTACCGTCCAGTTGCGGGCCTTTGATGCCTCGAAGTCCGGGGCCAAGCTGGGGGTTGCCGCCCTGATCGCCCTGAGTACCGCCCTGCTGCGCAAAAGTGTCCGGGGGGGCCTGATTGTGGTGGGCGAAATCAATCTGGGCGGCTCCATCGAGCCGGTTCACAACCCGGTGGCCATGGCTGAGATCGCGGTTGAAAAGGGCGCGACCGTGCTGCTGATGCCCGTGACCTGCCGCCGCCAGTTGTTCGATCTTTCCGACGACATGGCCACCAAAATCGACATTCAGTTCTACGCCGACGCCCGCGACGCCCTGCTCAAAGCGATGGTGGATTAG
- a CDS encoding DUF3987 domain-containing protein yields the protein MNTLDNGRHHDWDRNSRQAIRVNHEGDCVSLFRKEMEHHGLRPPESIVPGKFMRFPGVHTSDQSVAGYCKEFEDGTGGIFGDFSSGLKGTWQANQPLNEAERRVFKQKVEAAREQARKEIKACHAQAAKKATILWKQAMPAGADHPYLVKKKVKPTATLREINPADAKALLGFPPKRGDQVLIGRLLVVPVKVSGQIASLEFIDENGLKTALAGGARAGGYWATGPLPKGDGADETLLLGEGVATALSASEATGYPALAALSCGNLRAVAAQLRSQYPKARLIILGEPGNGQSHAEEAAQSADGLALWEGGDINDLHVDQGLDAARELIEKAGLCKAETTSRRTPIPLPELPPVEPFDLRLLPDALRAWVMDIVERMGCPPDFVAVGVMTALASVIGRKLGIRPQAQTDWTVICNLWGFIVGRPGVLKSPALEAALAALNRLVAQAMEDFTRVMEEYKKLQALAKLRAEAAEKAVKKILRDDPHADVSALLAVEEPDVPTLRRLKTNDTTPASLGELLRQNPNGLLVYRDEMVSLLRGLDREDQAEGRGFFLTAWNGDSPYTFDRIGRGLNLHIEAACISMLGGTQPGRLAEYIRHAVKGGAADDGLIQRFGLLVWPDPAGSWKEVDRPPNIMAKNEAFAVFANLDRLDLEAIGAEQDKDLEGNPEGVPYLRFAPDALALFREWRNELEARLRKGDLHPALESHFAKYRKLIPALALIIHLADGGTGPVSRVATLQALGWGDYLESHARRAYGAIAQPEVTAAKAILARINKGDLPQSFSSRDVWRQGWSMLSDRHEVASALDMLVDYGYLHLERKETGGRPATIYHFIAGAEE from the coding sequence ATGAACACATTAGATAACGGCAGACACCACGACTGGGATAGGAATAGCCGCCAAGCGATAAGGGTGAATCACGAAGGAGACTGTGTTTCTCTATTCCGGAAGGAAATGGAACATCACGGCTTGCGGCCACCGGAATCCATTGTACCAGGGAAGTTTATGCGTTTCCCCGGGGTACACACCAGTGACCAGAGTGTGGCAGGGTACTGCAAAGAGTTTGAAGACGGAACCGGCGGCATTTTCGGCGACTTTTCTTCCGGCCTCAAGGGAACGTGGCAAGCGAACCAGCCACTCAATGAAGCCGAGAGACGGGTATTCAAACAAAAGGTGGAAGCGGCCCGAGAACAGGCTCGCAAGGAAATTAAAGCTTGCCATGCCCAGGCAGCAAAAAAGGCCACCATCTTGTGGAAGCAGGCCATGCCTGCTGGTGCCGACCATCCATATCTTGTGAAAAAAAAGGTTAAGCCGACGGCTACGTTGCGGGAAATCAACCCTGCCGACGCTAAAGCCCTTCTTGGTTTCCCACCAAAAAGAGGAGACCAGGTGCTTATAGGCCGCCTGCTGGTTGTGCCGGTCAAAGTAAGCGGCCAAATTGCTAGCCTTGAATTTATTGATGAAAACGGGCTTAAGACGGCTCTGGCCGGTGGAGCTCGTGCCGGTGGGTATTGGGCAACCGGCCCCCTGCCGAAAGGTGATGGCGCCGATGAAACCTTGCTGCTTGGCGAGGGCGTGGCCACGGCCCTAAGCGCCTCTGAAGCCACCGGTTATCCGGCGTTGGCCGCGCTATCCTGCGGCAATCTCAGGGCGGTTGCCGCCCAGTTGCGAAGTCAATACCCAAAAGCCCGCCTGATCATCTTGGGCGAGCCCGGCAATGGTCAATCCCACGCGGAAGAAGCGGCACAGTCAGCAGATGGCCTTGCCCTTTGGGAAGGTGGAGACATCAACGACTTACACGTTGATCAAGGACTTGATGCGGCCAGAGAACTCATCGAAAAGGCCGGTCTCTGCAAGGCTGAAACGACTTCCCGCCGCACGCCGATCCCGCTTCCGGAACTCCCTCCCGTAGAACCGTTCGATCTTCGCCTGTTGCCGGACGCTCTCCGTGCCTGGGTGATGGATATAGTCGAACGTATGGGTTGCCCGCCCGATTTCGTGGCGGTGGGCGTAATGACCGCCCTGGCCAGCGTCATCGGACGAAAACTCGGGATCAGGCCACAAGCTCAAACCGACTGGACCGTTATTTGTAATCTCTGGGGGTTTATTGTCGGTCGGCCTGGCGTATTAAAAAGCCCGGCCCTGGAAGCAGCTCTGGCTGCCCTAAACCGACTGGTTGCCCAGGCAATGGAGGACTTCACCAGGGTGATGGAAGAGTATAAAAAGCTCCAAGCCCTTGCCAAACTGCGAGCTGAGGCCGCTGAGAAGGCCGTTAAAAAAATACTGCGTGATGATCCTCATGCCGATGTTTCGGCCCTACTGGCGGTTGAGGAACCTGATGTTCCCACCCTGCGGCGCCTCAAAACCAACGACACCACCCCTGCTTCCCTGGGAGAATTACTGCGACAAAATCCAAATGGCCTGTTGGTGTACCGGGATGAGATGGTTTCATTGCTCCGAGGGCTAGACCGCGAAGACCAGGCCGAAGGAAGGGGGTTCTTCTTAACGGCATGGAATGGCGATTCCCCTTACACCTTTGATCGGATCGGGCGCGGCCTTAATCTGCATATCGAAGCGGCCTGCATTTCCATGTTGGGCGGCACCCAGCCCGGTCGCCTGGCCGAATACATTCGGCACGCCGTCAAAGGAGGGGCAGCAGACGACGGGCTGATCCAGCGCTTTGGGTTATTGGTCTGGCCTGATCCCGCGGGGAGTTGGAAAGAAGTTGATCGACCACCGAACATCATGGCCAAAAACGAGGCCTTTGCGGTTTTCGCCAATTTAGACCGACTCGATCTTGAAGCCATAGGTGCTGAGCAGGATAAAGACCTGGAGGGCAATCCCGAGGGAGTACCATACCTGCGCTTTGCCCCGGACGCCCTTGCCCTCTTTCGAGAGTGGCGAAATGAGCTTGAAGCTCGGCTGCGGAAAGGTGATCTCCACCCGGCCCTGGAAAGTCACTTCGCAAAATACCGTAAATTAATACCCGCTCTGGCCTTAATTATCCATTTGGCCGATGGGGGCACCGGTCCTGTCAGCAGGGTAGCAACCTTGCAGGCATTAGGCTGGGGCGACTACCTGGAGAGCCATGCCCGCAGAGCTTATGGGGCGATCGCCCAACCGGAAGTAACCGCGGCCAAGGCAATTCTGGCACGGATTAATAAAGGTGACCTGCCCCAGTCCTTTTCGAGCCGGGATGTCTGGCGTCAAGGCTGGTCCATGCTCTCCGACAGGCATGAAGTAGCCAGTGCCCTCGACATGCTGGTTGACTATGGGTATCTCCACCTTGAACGAAAAGAAACCGGTGGCCGGCCAGCGACTATTTACCATTTTATCGCGGGGGCCGAAGAATGA